From a single Nematostella vectensis chromosome 3, jaNemVect1.1, whole genome shotgun sequence genomic region:
- the LOC5512629 gene encoding F-box/LRR-repeat protein fbxl-1: MTNHSCNSMITIADDVIIAVFRFLDMRSLLSASLVCRRWYLLTQDSSLWTDLDLAQYSTKLQPAAIHRLLSQSFAPLGRRLSLATCAVNSETLVCVRQRCHSLHILNLNDAVVHSTSSGHGSEGVREHLRSLRMLDMRNSRGSMDEIKHFLRSAENLEGLGLHSTFRSSLAHQVFSSKPHLRVLDCGRCDAIDDFSVTTIATNCHELEYLSLSRCYNYLGNSLPILLRNCRHLTTLLLNGTRVSGDAVVEAHWSNTVIEALDLRHCAHLDDLAITTVLILLPRLRYLRCPLSDENCKLMQYRGFPDAEVLQILRRYPITIDTLCSLLIGCDQVRHLDVSSIPFAQEHFDVFLTRMQSLRSLCLAANDSSGTDRIVRKIAQHSRHLESLWIVYYHSCRQQNMMRAFSNLIQRCCSLHTVNLTGLYVNDLLCELQQHKKENWPHRHIRFLQNEDFVLPQPKLCLDSLMKF; the protein is encoded by the exons ATGACAAATCACTCATGTAATAGCATGATAACAATagcagatgacgtcatcatcgCCGTGTTTCGCTTCTTGGACATGCGCAGTTTGTTGAGCGCTTCTCTGGTATGCAGAAGATGGTATCTACTTACCCAAGATTCCTCTCTCTGGACAGACCTAGATCTTGCGCAATACAGCACTAAGCTACAACCAGCCGCAATACACAGGTTACTGAGCCAATCATTCGCTCCCCTAGGTCGCAGACTCTCTTTAGCTACATGTGCAGTGAATTCAGAGACGCTTGTTTGCGTGAGACAAAGGTGCCATAGCTTGCACATTCTCAACCTAAATGACGCTGTTGTTCACAGTACCAGCTCGGGTCACGGTAGCGAGGGGGTAAGGGAGCATCTGCGCTCGCTAAGAATGCTGGATATGCGGAACAGCCGTGGAAGCATGGACGAGATAAAACATTTCTTGCGAAGCGCCGAGAATCTGGAAGGCTTAG GATTGCATTCCACGTTTCGGTCTTCCTTGGCTCACCAGGTCTTCAGCTCGAAACCTCACCTACGTGTATTGGACTGCGGACGCTGCGACGCCATCGACGATTTTTCAGTCACTACTATCGCTACAAACTGTCACGAGCTAGAATACCTCTCCCTCTCTCGCTGTTACAATTACCTCGGCAACTCCTTGCCAATACTGTTGCGCAACTGTCGCCACTTGACGACTTTGTTGCTGAATGGTACGCGCGTTAGTGGTGACGCAGTAGTCGAAGCACATTGGAGTAACACGGTCATCGAAGCGCTAGACCTCAGACACTGCGCACACCTAGACGACCTCGCTATCACCACAGTTTTAATACTCCTACCACGCCTACGCTACCTTAGATGCCCGCTGTCAGACGAGAACTGTAAGTTGATGCAGTATCGCGGTTTCCCGGATGCGGAAGTCCTCCAAATCCTGAGGCGTTATCCAATCACAATAGACACTCTATGCTCCCTCCTGATTGGCTGCGATCAAGTGCGTCACTTAGACGTCTCATCTATACCTTTCGCGCAGGAGCACTTTGATGTGTTTCTGACACGAATGCAGTCGCTTAGATCTCTGTGTTTGGCGGCTAACGATAGCAGTGGTACTGACCGCATAGTGCGCAAAATAGCGCAACACAGCAGACATTTGGAGTCGCTTTGGATCGTGTATTATCACTCTTGCCGCCAGCAGAACATGATGCGCGCCTTTAGCAACCTTATACAGAGATGCTGTTCCTTACACACCGTGAACTTGACAGGACTTTACGTCAATGACTTGCTCTGTGAACTGCAGCAGCATAAGAAAGAGAATTGGCCTCATCGCCACATACGCTTTTTACAGAACGAGGACTTTGTGTTGCCGCAGCCAAAGCTTTGCCTAGATTCGCTTATGAAATTTTGA